The sequence below is a genomic window from Rattus rattus isolate New Zealand chromosome 3, Rrattus_CSIRO_v1, whole genome shotgun sequence.
ACTACATGGTAGAAACACGTTTCCATAGAGACATATATAACAGTGTCCAGTTGTAATGGAGTGACCTCACTCCTATCCACTACGCCCGGGAGAGGCACGgaagcacattccaagaacagttctttgtttttgaagaaactgggGTCCCAGACTCTCGTCCTGTTTTCTTGGACTTTTCTCATAAGCGCTTACAGATCTCCTCACAGGACTCCATCCTTGTCTCATGCTCCAGTCCTGGACTGTAACACCACAGAGCTGTCAGAAGGCCCTGTTCGTTCAGCTTTGGTTTGGGATCAACCTACTCCTTCTTGTCACCTTCAGGAGCAAGCATCCATCTTCCCCCGTTTTCTATGCCTACGGATTTAGAACCATCAGCAGGTTTATCTGAGCAGTAGAAAATGGAAATGTGCTGTAAACTCTTTCTTCACCCCCAGACCTCCTGAATCATCAGAATCTGAGCTGAGCGAGTTCCCTGGGTAATTCCCAGAGAGTCTTGAGAAACCACCGCACAGGGAGACACCCGCTCACTCTAGAGACAGACGGTTTCAATGAACCACATTCTACAGCCCTGTTGCTCTACCACATTCGTGTCTTGGGCTGGCTACTCCTGGGTCCACATGCTTGTGTCTGAGTGGGGCAAATGGAGTGAGGGCAGTCTCAtcagggaggactgggaggactGGGAGACTCACCGTCTGTGCCCTGGAGTCACGCAATCCTGGCAACAATAGGATCGGCATTGgagttatctttttttcttttgggttttcgAGACtgagtttgtctgtgtagccctggctgtcctggagctcactctgtagaccaggttggcctcaaactcagaggccctctgcctctgcctcccaaatgttggcaTTAAAGACAAGGGCCGCCACCAGCAAATTTAGGAACTTCCTGAAATGACCTTCAGCATAAACGTCTTCTCTGCCTGCTTCATTTATTAAGGAGTTACTATTTTcaagtgggctttttttttttttttagatttacttatttagtatatgtaagtacactgttgctgtcttcagacacaccagaagagggcatcggatctcattacagatgattgtgagccaccatgtggttgctgggatttgaactcaggacctctggaggagcagtcagtgctcttaaccgctatctctccagccctttcaagTGGCTTTTTTGTTAAGCAAAGTAGAGAGGACTGGGAAGATGAGGTCAGGTGCATTTATTCCGTGGGGTACAGGAGCCGTGGGATTGCTTTTATTGAGGGAACATTAGAGCTACACTTTAGAAAGTGTAGGTGCAGTACTTGCTCTTTAAACTATTCCTCCTGTGGTTATGAGACTTTTTggacattaattttatttccctttttttcttttcttttcttttttttttttcggagctggggaccgaacccagggttaggcaggcgctctaccactgagctaaatccccaaccccttatttccttttttttttttaatctcataaaTAATGCAATGCCTTTTGCTTCCCCCAGGTTTGGAGACCTTTAGCCAGTTAGTTTACCAGGACCCTTATGGTACTGTAAGTATTCCTTTGTATCTTCGGGGCTGGTTGGATAGGCACTGTTGTTAGAATGTAGCCGACTGAGTTGTCCTTTTGAACGTTTCTTTCTCCACTATAGTTACAACGCTCATGCACTTTGGGCTCCTACATTTTTATGCAATGCTTTTTAGATGGTTGTAGTCTTTGTTGAACTTGAGgagaaaaacacttttaaaaaaaatcttcaaaattttattttgtctcctaGTTTACCATCAACGAATCCACTATTGCTGATTCTCCAAGATTCCCCCATAGAGGAATTCTAATTGATACATCCAGACACTACCTGCCTgtgaagacaatttttaaaactctggTAGGTAATTGTTCCTCTGCTCCAGTGGTTACTTTCTTTATGTGTCTTAGAAGACTAGAAagacttgtttctttttgtcctgAATCTAAGCACTGGGGGTTTCCTGACACCCTCTCTGGTAACAGTGTCCCTGTGTGAAATGAAGGGATACCTAACTGGATCTCCCTGTGGTGTCATTGGATCACAGACAACATGAATTTGGCCAAGACTGCTAAGAgaatttttgtctgtctgtctgtctgttcgttTGTAGCCAGGATTTTCGTGTGTAGCCGAGGCTGCTCTCAAGCCCCCTCAGCCATGGGGTTGCCAGCATGCCCTACTATGTTTAGTGAGAAAGGCAGATTTAGTATTTAATACTCCCATTGGCCTACGTGCCTGCCCCCATTACTCAGATAACAGCTGTAGACATGACCTGGAATAAATGGCTACAGTCACTGGCTATTGGTTGACATAGAAAGGGGTCAAGCAGTGACTTTTTCCCTTTGGAAATATTCCAAAAACTATATGGAACCttgggatggagggatgggaaggtTGATTAGaactgccttttcctggggccttTCATTGGATCGTCCCCACTACTACCCGTCAACCAACTCTGTAAGCTGCCTAAGCCTTTTAGAAGGCTGCAAAGAACTTTCATATATTCTGTAATCGAGAATACATGAACACAATGTATGAATACGTGAATATAGCGATGGTAAgtttatgaatataaaatttatgGATAGGTGAATTTGAAGCTTATggtctaaaaattttaaatatttgttcaatttCCTTAAAGCTCGTATTTGCCTGAATCTCCCTATTATAACATCTGCAGTGGGTTACTCAAATATTAGCTTGCATCTCCTATTAAAAGAACGCATCTCAAAATAGCTTCCATGCAGGAAGCTAATCCCACGTGCCCTCTGTCTACCCCACAGTGCCAATTCCACGGCTTGTGGCACAGTGTCCATCTCGGACCTGTGTTGAACTTCCTTGTTCTGTTTCCTCATTGACTTCCAGCCCGGGCTGTTGCCTTTCCTCATTTTGAAGGATCGTGATATTTTAAAAGTCCAGTTACTTTTAGAACGTGTCTCAGCGCATCTGTTTCTCACATGAGATCCTGTTTCCCTGGCAAGAATAAAGCAGAAGCAGGGCTGAGTCCTCAGATAGTGTCAGTTGGCACGCTGTCTCACCATGGGTAATGTGTACCTCAGTTGGCTGAGATCCGTCTGCCACATTTCTCCACTGTCAAGTTAATTTTAGGGAATCTTGTGCTTCTTAAGTACCCTGTGGGAGAAATGGTGGGACTATGTAAAAATCTCATACTCATATGTGCCTCATACTCAGTGCTCACCCACCGATGATCCTTGCCTTGTCAGAGGGTCATTGCTCTGACCGGTCACCAAGCGGTGGTTTCCCTAATTTTATCACCTCTAGTATTTGGTAGTGGTAAATTATATTCATGGGAAGGCAATAGCgtattcattattttatcttgtgtattcattattttttcagtCTAGATTATCATTTTGCTTGATGGGAGTGCAATCTGGTAACACCCTATATAATTGTCAAGTTGGCCCTACTATGACCACGAAAAAGCCCATTCATTCAATTATCCTTTTGAGATGTCCTTCTCAATCTCTGTATTTTTGGAACCATGATATCCCAGGCTTATGTTCTACTGTCTCAGTCTAgattcagactttttttttttaatgaaccctTTCAGTGGTCAATATTTCAAAACCCAGACTTGGGCTGCAGGGGTCAGGGGGTAATTCCAACAAAGGTATGTGTTGATCTGACCTTACAGACACCTAGGACATACCCATGTGTGTGTTCAGTATATTTATGggaacatacatgtatacatcttCCCCTGTGTCTATATCATGCGTTGTTTTAGTACAACTCAAGAGTCAGATCCAGTTGCTGCTGTGGCCCAGGAGATTGTGCTGACCCCTTGTTCTCACTTCACAGTTAATCTGGAAGAACTCTTTCCGTGGCTTTAAAAGACATAAagaccccatcccccactcccaacAAACGGGTATCCTCAGACCAGTTAGTGCTGTTCACCTGGAGACAGAATCAAATCCCAAAAACTGAAGGCTCATTCCTCAAGGCTACCCCGAGAGGTTTACCTGTGCTCGTGATATAAATCACAATTTACAAACCAGCGCTCCCATTACCCCCAGTCAAGTCAGTTAATTTCCTTGAGTGGCTGCTAGAACTTAGAAAGACACAACGACCAGTTTATTACAAAGGACACTGCAAGGGCTGCAGGTGAAGAAGTCTTTATGCTTGGGGTTTGGAGACTGGCCTGTTCGCCCTCTCCTGAAACCTCCTGTGTCCAGAGATGTAGAAGCCCAAAGCCTGTCCTTTGGGTGTGAGAGTCTTCATTGCATAGACATGCGCAACAGGAACTGGGATGAAACACAAAGGCTCTGAGCAAAGCCCGGAAGTCCTGTAACTTCAGCATCCTGTCTGTGAGACATCCCTCTGTTGGGGTACGGGACAGGTCCCCTCTGGAGTAAGTAGGATCTTAGGACCTACTATCAGATGAGATAGGTCAGAGAATTCCATTAAGGCCAGCTCCCAGACAGAAACCCGAGGCAAGATTGGTTTCTATGACCCGCCTTTCCGGAGAGAAGCCCGAACTGGGAGGGCTTTAGGAACCAAAACCCCAGCAACACTTAGGACAACATCACAGCCATCTGTCTTCACAACTGTGGtaccatttgttttattttgatctgttttttttttttgtttttcttttttttttttttcttttttttttttttggagctggggaccgaacccagggccttgcgtttgctaggcaagcgctctaccactgagctaaatccccaaccctaccatTTGTTACCTACTGCTTTATGGCTTGCAGAGTGGAGTGGTTACAAAAGAAACCCTGCCCGAAAGCTGAGATTCTTAATACCTGGCCCTTTATGTCAAGTTTACAATCCCCTGGTCTGTATTGAAAATTATGAGTGTATGGTAGTCTATATAGTGGGAATCAATTAGCACATACATTACTACTACTTTGTAACTTCCTTGCTGAGTTCTCTGATGATAAAAAAAACCCTGTCATCTCCACCTCCCCCAACTGCATCAGCCAAGTCCCTACAGCCCCAGGACAGAGAAGGGACGATCTCCATTGTGTCACCTGCTAGTCCAAATCCTCCCCACATTTTATCTTCTTAGAATCCATTTTATATAAGTTCTACCGTTTATTCCTTCCTTGTATACATTACATTCAATACATCAAGATGCCTAGGTTTTCTCCAGGCTTTTGCTTGGCCTATATTGAGCCTATAATGAATTTCGTTTCCTGGGGCTATCACCTTTCATATACGTGGGTATTGCAAGCTTTATGTTAATATAGATGCCTTGTTCTTCCTGCACCCTGCTTCCTAAGACAATCTCAGCCTCTATTCCTGGCTCCCCGTAGTCGTGATCAACTCATAAGCTTGCTCTCCCGTACAGCAGCATCACAATCTCCTGTACACAGTGAGGGCTCGCACAGAGATGTATCATGCTGGCCTACATGTGATGGAACATTTATATCCTCTCTTCATTCTTTTTGACTTGAAGAAAActactaaaaaaaagaaagaaagaaactaaggaaagaaagaaagaaaggaaggaaaaaaagaaagaaagaaagaaagaaagaaaagaaagaaggaaggaaggaagaaagaaagaaagaaagaaaggaaggaaggaaggaaggaaggaagaaaggaaggaaggaaggaagaagagaagaaagaaagaaagaagcactgATTGGAAGCAATCCCATTGTAGACAGACGCAATGTGCACTGTATTCTTCTGTGGCGTGTAACTTTCCCATGTTTGCTTGCAGGATGCCATGGCTTTTAATAAGTTTAACGTCCTTCACTGGCACATAGTGGACGACCAGTCTTTCCCTTATCAGAGTATCACTTTTCCTGAGCTAAGCAACAAGGTGAGTGAGCTGTGTCCTTGTCTGTACGAAAATCTCTGGCATAGCTTCGCTAGCAGATTGTAGCCCCCGTGGTTTGCCTAGAAATGGAACCAAAGGGTAACCAGGCATTTgtggtttaaaatgttttcagcttGTTGCTTAGCATTTTATTTCCATACGTCTTTGTAGTTGTTATAAGTATTAATCAGATTGTTACTATCAATGTTATTATGAACATAATCTCTGGGAGCGGCATACATAATTTAGAAGCTTAACGTAGAAGACCCGAGCAGTTCATGAAGAACAGTGAAGACATCCAGTTGCATggtagaatatttattttaaataggttTGAAAACATGTAAAtgacctttttttccccctaaaaacacacaaaaagtaGGATACGTTTttgttaagacaggatctcaggcCCATGCATCTAGGGCCACAGAGGCGCTAAGTTCTAGGCAGGCTTGGTcgacatagtgggttccaggacagccgggactGCACAGAGAGGCCTCTCAATAACAAAGCAAGAGCCAGCGTCTCCTctctctcaggctggccttgaacttgccatgtagctgaggatggcctgcTAGTTCATTTCTTGTAAATTATTGTTACTGAAGAACCAACGGAAACCAACAGAATGTGGTCCCTGCCTCTCTGCGCTGCTTGATTTGGCTGGTTACATTCCACAGTATCAATCAACGCACGGCCTTATATTTTGACCTGGGTTTAAAGGTCAAGATGATTTCAGCAGTCAGAATCTGTACTGTGAGACGTGTGCCAAACCTTGTCTTTGTCGTTATTTACAGCCGATATGGAGCACTAATTCGTCAACTGACACAGAGAGACTGAGTTAATATTTaaacacagggttggggatttagctcagtggtagagcacttgcctagcaagtgtaaggccctagggttcggtcctcagctccggggccagggggtgggggggaggatttaaaaaaatatttaaacacaattAAGTTACTTactgttttttttggggggggatgggTTTTTAGGTCATTGTAATTAAAGAACTTGAAAGAGAAAAGTCTGTTTTATAATAATGGGTGAGTTTTGATTCTGAACTTGACAAGGGCAGTGTCCCATCAGTGAATCCTGaattcaatggggagaaattCACACCATTTCTATTGATTTCTGTTCTGAAACCACGAATTACCCGGTGTTAGGTGGGTCTGTTTAATACTCGGTGATAACAGAGAAACGGTCCAGCAAAGTTTCCAGGACCAAATCCATCTTGCACATCTTAACTTACATATTACAGGGAAGCTATTCTTTGTCTCATGTCTATACACCAAGCGACATCCATACGGTACTTGAATATGCCCGGCTCCGAGGGATTCGAGTCATACCAGAATTCGATAGCCCTGGCCATACACAGTCTTGGGGGAAAGGTAAGGAGATTGACTTACGGGTTGGAAAGGGGGTCTTTGCCTCTTAAcagtttggtggttttgtttttaactgttgtaTGTGCAGTGGGAGCACAAATGCTACAGATGCAATGAACTATTTTGTGTCCCTTCACAGTCACTGTCTAGGTCCTGCCTCGAGTATCACAGTTGGGTGACGCAGAACACTGGATTATAAGTAGAGCATGGTGACTTAATTCCATGTTATTGATTGACATGCACGCTTTGGGGAGAGCACAGAATGTGCTCATAGTTCTGGCAGAGAGGAAAGGCATGCAGAGAGAGGATGAGTGGGAACGGTGTGGAACCAATTCTAGGAGCCACCTGTTCATGTGTGCTTCCTGACTTTGTCATTTGGAGCGTGAACCTCCAGTTTCCCCATCTATAAAAGAGGGCTAACATTTCTGAGCACCAGATAAATGACAGAAAGTATACAGCATGGGACCCAGCATTTATAATTGTTAAGTACATAGTAGTATCATGGGAAACCTGGGAAACAATGGGAACTGAATTGGAAAGGCATCACTGAGGTTCCTGGGGACAGTTGTGGGCGTTCAGCAGCATGCCCTGGACACCAGTACAAACCTCTGAGTGGAGAAGTAACATGATTCGGGTCCCACTTAGGGAAAACCTTTGTGAAAGTAACAGATTGGAAAGAGAAGACATGGGGGTCCTACACTGGGAGGGTGAAATGGAAATGTTACATTCAGGAAACTCAGTAACCACAGACTCAGGACTCAGGAGCTACAGTGTCGAGGCCCACAGGCAgaccagtcaggaagcagagacaaaccGAGAGTTTGGGTTTTGTTAGATCATATTGAGAGGCAGCTATGGTTTCTATTTGTATGGAGCAGAGAATTTAACTATGCACTGGAGCTCAAGAAAAAATTTGAGAGTCGCTGATAGTCTGTGAAGAGGATAAGCCCTCAGTCTGCTAAAAGCAGCAAAGGAGACCTGTGAAAGCAGCTCTTGTCCTCCTGGGGAGAAACTAAGTGAATACTGGCAAATGCGGTTGTCTTCTCTCTATAAAATTTCTATGGTGTCAACAGTATAATGTCTAGATGCTCAAGGGTTACAGTGTTTCCTGTTATAATGGAATCAGAGTAGGTCATACTCAATAGAAACTATGCTTTGATACTGACCTTTCCCAGGTTAATATGATTGAGGAGCCCCAGGAAGCAGACGCACACGCAGACGGCACAGTACGCTGTGCAGCTGAGATACACTTGTTGGATTAGCTTGTCAAATGCATTGTTTTACTACTTTTTCACCTCGCTTATGGGGTTTATTGGGATTCAACACCATTGTAAGGGGAGGACCATCTATAGCATAAAGATGTGCAAATTCAGGTCTTCGTGATTGATGtcctcataaaaataaatctgttttcttctagGTCAGAAAAACCTTCTAACTCCGTGTTTCAGTCAAAAAATTAGAATTCAAAAGGTTGGACCTGTAGACCCAAGTCTAAATACAACATACGTATTCTTTGACACATTCTTCAAAGAAATCAGCAGGGTGTTTCCAGACCAGTTTATCCACTTGGGAGGAGATGAAGTGGAATTTGAATGTTGGTATGGTAACCctaaacctttatttttttttcagttttcgtTCTTAAAGTATCAATATACAGGATCCACATTAAAAGGGGGTAATTTGTGGTAAAAATCCTTGTAAGGCTTTAATTACTAAAATATATGCATTGGAGAGGAATAACAAGGTAAGGCTTAGGGAAGAAAATCAAGTAGGAGCTGGGCATGTTGGCTAATGCCTATAACCAAGGTGAAAGGCAAGCCTGAGCTATAGAGTAAGACACTGACTcaagggaaaaaggagaaagaatctgTAAGCAGTCTTGGTGGTGCGTATTTAATCCCTCTGCTCAGGAGGATGGATGTGGAGTGTTgcgagttcaaggtcaacccCGACTATAGTGTGATTGTCTCAACAAACCTGAAAGACTAGGATGAGATGAGTTTTGGTGGTGGAAGGGGAACAATAAGTAGGGACAGAGTTTCAAGTAAGAGTTTTGAGCTTTGTAAAGTGCCTGGGATGGAGGGTGGGCATGGAAGGAAAGCCTTcggggtttgtttttttctaatgggAAATCATCTCTGGAACAAATACTTTGCATTAAAAGATTCAGACCCCTTTGAATATCTTAGTTTGTATGACTGCTGTTAGAGATGCATGCTGCTCCAAATAACCAGCTGGGCACATCAAAGTGTTTATAACATCTCACTGTTTTATTTAAGGGCATCAAATCCAAACATCCAAAATTTCATGAAGAAAAAGGGCTTTGGCAACAATTTTAAAAGACTAGAATCCTTTTATATCAAAAAGTAAGTCATCTGAAAGCCTAATCACCACTGTTTTCATACAAGTCCAAGCTGCAACTTAGCTCTCTGCTTTACTTCTCATCTTCCCCACCCCTTGCAAGAGTGGAGCCAAGAACACCTAGGAGGCAGTAAGCATTTTGCAGTAACTACTGAAATAGAGGCAGAAGCCATGCGCCCGCTAGGAGCTCTGGCTGCCCTTTGTCTTTTGCACTATCCATGGGCTGGAACTCACTCCCTTTGTCCTGAGTGACCTGGGGCATCTCTGCTCCTTACACAGTACAGTGACATTTCCAACATTCCACAGCCAGGGAATTGGTACTGAAGTGGTGGCTGCCTTGTTAGAAAACACAGACAGAACACTTCCCAAAAGTTTGGTGGACAGTCTGTTCTCTAGGAATCAGCACATTTTTCCCCATAGGGACCAGACCACCCTTAGGCATCATGGGCCATGTGGAGTTgcaaatctcttttaaaaagaaaaagggaaagctTCGCAGCTCTACTCTGCACCACCCATTTGGGATTCTCAGAGTTGACACCGTTCCTATTAAGCTTCTGTGTGACATTCAAGTGTTTGTTACTGCCTAAATGCTAATCTGTGCCAGCTAACAACTgaccagtttcctttcttccAAGAAATCTTTGGAAACCCAAGAGATTACTAGAGTTCTGTTGGGACAGTTTTATGAGTTTGAGACCCCTCCCTATTTCAGAGACAGTACCTACTACACTAGGTCCCAAAGCATGAGAGTTGCTATGTGAATTGCTACCCAGCTTTACTTGGTTCTTCTAtaccagtggttcttaacctgttaGTTGTGACCCCTTTAAAACCATTGGAAATATCAGCTACTTACATTATGgctaataacagtagcaaaattagctatgaagtaacaacaaTAGTAGTTTTATGgtgtggtcaccacaacatgagcaactatactaaagggttgcagcatcaggaaggttgagaaccacggttCTATAAAGAGGATAGGAAGGAAGTTCTGTGTTGAGGCTGTTCACCCGAGGCGTTCCCTGAGGGACCTCTATTCATGTGTGGCAGGGTTTCACAAGTCATTCTGGGACAGTCTGAGCTTGATCAGAAGGAAGTGCAGCTGCATCTGAGAACAGTGAGTGTCTCATTAGTGGCTATGCAAACCATTAATGAGAATTCTGCTACATTGTTTAAAGAGGTGAACTATAAGATAGAAGGGAACATGGCATGTTCTGGGTAGAAAACACACAGGGTTTAGGAGCGCTAACCTGGTGATCCTAAGTAACTGTCCACGTCTTCAATGTTAGGATTTTGGATATTATTACGTCCTTAAAGAAGAGCTCCATTGTTTGGCAGGACGTTTTTGATGATCAAGTGGAGGTAAGAACCGTGACTACTCTGTGGTAGGGCTGTTTGCCGTCCCAGCCTGAGGACCTGACTGGGACACCTGTTTTCAGAGTTGAATGTTCCATCAGCAGtcaggacagatggacagaggagGGCTGAAGGGCTCATTGTTCTCTGTTTGCTACAGACTCAAGGAGATGAGCATTATCTCAGTCTCCCAACAGACAGTGCAGTGGTCAGACAGGACCAAAACTGATGAGCCATCAGCCTGCTGACGTGTGTGCCTGTAAGCTGAACACTGCCAGGCGCTGGGACTTCTAGCCTCCAGtacagctccaggttcagtgagagcctTCCTCAAGGGAATCAGGGGCTCAGAGCAGGTGGCCAACCTAcccatgcacacgcacgcacacgctgctgtttccttctcccttctatccccaacccctgctgtctTACAAGTTGAAGTAATATgaattaatttcctttttgtttttaagagcaaACACAACAaatgagcttttaaaaaatagtgttagtagttttaaaatatgtaaaatcagggctggagagatggctcagtggttaagagcactgtctgctcttccagaggtcctcaatTCCCGGCaactcacatccatctgtaatgggatctgatgctgtcttttgATGTGCAGGCATATACACAGGCAGaatgctatatacataataaataggtAAATCAGTATACActtttaaggaatattttttcttttcttttttttttttcagagctggggaccgaacccagggtcttgcacttgttaggcaagcgctctaccactgagctaaatccccaaccctggaataTTTTTTCTGATAGACTTATCTGTCACAAGCCCCCAGCATTACCTTTCTAGGGGGCTGGTGACAGTCTCATTGTTCCAAGTTAAGTACAACACCAGTGTGGTAGAAATAGGTCTAAGGTACAAATCTTACCCGTCTCTGAGGTATTAGCTATAGACAGAAGTTAATTATTCAGCTTTAAAGGTTAATTTGAATAACACATGTCACTGACcattagcaaaaagaaaaaaaggatgtaGGATTTTTCTAAGATCTTAGAAATGTATGTATACCAATCATGATCCCATAAACCTGTGAGACTGTATTGACTGGACCTAATGCCTTTAATAGCTTCAGCCGGGCACAGTAGTTGAAGTGTGGAAAAGTGAATATTACTTAAATGAATTAGCACAAGTCACAGCATCTGGCTTCCCCACCATCCTTTCTGCTCCTTGGTACTTAGACCTGATCAGCTACGGGCAAGACTGGAGAAACTACTATATAGCGGAGCCCCTTAACTTTGAAGGTAAGCAAAGCATGGCTGCTGGTTTCTTCCATAACTCCTGTTCTCTCCTCCTAAATCTAAGTCCATTAAAATGAAGCTAATATTCCACCTTGTGATTTCTGGCACACCACTAACAGGAGGTGCAGGGAAAGGTTGAATGCAGTGTCCACACGAGTCTGTGTAGGACCTAGGAAAGCATCTCTACCACAAGCTCACCACAACCCTCCATTATGTTGAATAGCACTGAGCCAGGGTGGGAATAAAggttctgctgcctacaggaggATATGGAGCTGTATGGTAGGATGACTCTAGGAAGGAAACCAGTGTTGTACAGCTTAACCTCTGTCCCTTAACCACTGTAACGCAGGttcagagaagcagaaacaacTTGTTATTGGTGGAGAGGCTTGCCTATGGGGAGAATATGTGGATGCAACTAACCTTATTCCAAGACTATGGTAAGGCACTGAAGGGGCACCGACTGGCCTGAAGGCTGCCTTGGCTTTTATTACCCATGTATGCAGGAGAGCTCTTGTGAATCTCCTTATGTAGGTGAGAAAAGAAATCTAAACTGCTTTGGGAgccacatattttaaatttcaggcCTCGGGCAAGCGCTGTTGGTGAGAGGCTCTGGAGCCCTAGAATTGTCACCAACCTGGAAAACGCTTACAGACGACTGGCAGTGCACCGCTGCAGAATGGTCAGGTGAGACACTTCCTTCCCGATCCAGGATCTCGTACTGAAGTCCAGCATTCAGTGTTAACTAGTTTCTTCAGCTTTTTGTtttgcaataaataaaaatgttacctAGGAACTAGTGATTTAATTGGTAGAAACTGCACTCATTGTTGCAGGAGAATAACCCCTGTaagatatattttagaataaCTGCCATCTTAAAGGAGTTAGTAGCTTGGATTAGAATATTAAATCACTGCGAAAGGTGGGGGGATTTGCTAAGGTGCCACCCATCTAAAACATCTCTGTCTGTCTACAGCCGCGGAATAGCTGCACAACCTCTCTTTACTGGATATTGTAACTATGAGAATAAAATGGGAAAGTGACAGAAGTCTACAGCACTACAGCTCTAATCATGTTGATTCTGAAATCATGTAAATTAATATTTGTTAggctattttttaaataaaccatctTTTTATTGATTGAATCTTTCTATATCTGAATCAAACACTGAATACTGACATCTTTTATGTGAgcagcttaaaaaaaataaaagaaaaagctttGCACTACTACACAGAACTCCAGCACTGCATGGTACTCTCATCACTGCAATGGTTAAATGAGAAATGCTGGGCCAGAAAGAAGGCTCAAGtatttaagaacacttgttcttgcagaggaccagagttcagttcttcATAACCACAccataattccagttccgggggtggggggagggcataACAtctactctg
It includes:
- the Hexb gene encoding beta-hexosaminidase subunit beta: MPGSPRRAPGLLLQALVAMVSLALVAPFRLQPALWPMPRSVQVFPRLLYISPENFQIDNSPNSTAGPSCSLLLEAFRRYYNYMFGFYKRHHGPAKFQDKPQLEKLLVFINLEPQCDAFPSLSSDESYSLLVQEPVAFLKANEVWGALRGLETFSQLVYQDPYGTFTINESTIADSPRFPHRGILIDTSRHYLPVKTIFKTLDAMAFNKFNVLHWHIVDDQSFPYQSITFPELSNKGSYSLSHVYTPSDIHTVLEYARLRGIRVIPEFDSPGHTQSWGKGQKNLLTPCFSQKIRIQKVGPVDPSLNTTYVFFDTFFKEISRVFPDQFIHLGGDEVEFECWASNPNIQNFMKKKGFGNNFKRLESFYIKKILDIITSLKKSSIVWQDVFDDQVELQPGTVVEVWKSEYYLNELAQVTASGFPTILSAPWYLDLISYGQDWRNYYIAEPLNFEGSEKQKQLVIGGEACLWGEYVDATNLIPRLWPRASAVGERLWSPRIVTNLENAYRRLAVHRCRMVSRGIAAQPLFTGYCNYENKMGK